A single region of the Brachypodium distachyon strain Bd21 chromosome 3, Brachypodium_distachyon_v3.0, whole genome shotgun sequence genome encodes:
- the LOC100822244 gene encoding phospholipase D beta 1 isoform X1 has product MCLSSPHDTAPVVVSSPSALPPSAPFSSGGSSPGGGGIRMVPYGAAEGGPLNGGMAPSLLVVLLHGSLDIWVHGARNLPNKDMFSKKIGDLVGSCIAGCVGDKKSDASMTSDPYVIIKLSQHATIGRTYVISNNENPDWKQNFVVPVGHETAEVEFIVKDSDVFRAQLIGSVAIPAEKLISGNRIEGIYPLLKRNGKPCAPGAVLRISIQYIPVARLAMYHHGIMAGPDCLGVPNTYFPLRRGMKVTLYQDAHVPDGSLPDICLDHGLSYQQGQCWRDMYNAISQARRLIYIVGWSVSHTIHLIRDGADKVPSLGDLLKMKSQEGVKVLLLLWDDPTSRNILGFKTDGFMHTQDEKTRRFFKHSSVQVLLCPRSAGKRHSWVKQQETGTIFTHHQKTVIVDADAGCGRRKIIVFVGGLDLCGGRYDTPGHPLFRTLQTLHKEDYYNPNFAPVDARGPRQPWHDLHSKIDGPAAYDVLQNFEQRWLKASKRHGIKKLGKSYDDALLSIETIPDMMNIKDAAYFSDNDPETWHVQVFRSIDSNSAKGFPKDPQEATGKNLVCGKNVLIDMSIHTAYVNAIRTAQHFIYIENQYFVGSSFNWGSNKRAGANNLVPIEIALKIANKIKVNERFSAYIVLPMWPEGNPTGRVTQRILYWQNKTMEMMYEIIYGALKEAGLDDMYEPQDYLNFFCLGNREVTDSPSASNTANNPQEQARKNGRFMVYVHSKGMIVDDEYVIIGSANINQRSMEGIRDTEIAMGAYQPQYTWANKISAPRGQIYGYRMSLWAEHIGAIEEDFNHPESLECMRRVRHHGKYNWDQFIASEVTEMRGHLLKYPVSVDREGKVKPLQGFTTFPDTGGNICGTFVPIQENLTI; this is encoded by the exons ATGTGCCTCTCCAGCCCCCATGACACCGCGCCGGTGGTCGTGTCGTCTCCCTCCGCGCTGCCGCCTTCCGCCCCTTTCTCGAGCGGCGGTAGCAGCCCCGGCGGTGGAGGGATTCGGATGGTGCCGTACGGCGCCGCGGAGGGAGGGCCGCTGAACGGCGGCATGGCACCGTCGCTGTTGGTGGTGCTACTCCACGGCAGCCTCGACATCTGGGTGCATGGCGCGCGGAACCTCCCCAACAAGGACATGTTCTCCAAGAAGATCGGCGACCTCGTCGGTTCTTGCATCGCCGGCTGCGTCGGGGACAAGAAGTCCGACGCCTCAATGACAAGCGACCCCTACGTCATCATCAAGCTCTCACAACACGCCACCATCGGCCGCACCTACGTCATTTCCAACAACGAGAACCCCGACTGGAAGCAGAACTTCGTTGTGCCCGTCGGTCACGAGACAGCGGAGGTAGAGTTTATCGTCAAGGACAGCGACGTCTTTCGTGCTCAGCTCATTGGCTCTGTGGCCATCCCCGCCGAGAAGCTGATTTCTGGGAACAGGATCGAAGGCATCTACCCTCTGCTCAAGCGCAATGGCAAGCCGTGCGCTCCAGGTGCTGTATTGCGCATTTCCATACAGTACATCCCAGTGGCTCGCCTGGCAATGTACCACCATGGTATCATGGCTGGTCCGGACTGCCTTGGAGTGCCCAATACTTACTTCCCACTGCGCCGTGGCATGAAGGTAACCCTTTATCAGGATGCACATGTGCCTGATGGTTCTCTTCCAGATATATGTCTTGATCATGGATTGAGCTACCAACAAGGGCAATGCTGGCGTGACATGTATAATGCCATAAGCCAGGCACGGCGTTTGATTTACATTGTGGGTTGGTCAGTGTCCCACACGATCCACCTCATAAGGGACGGGGCTGATAAGGTACCATCACTTGGGGACCTGTTGAAGATGAAATCACAGGAAGGAGTTAAGGTGTTGCTCCTTTTATGGGACGATCCGACATCAAGGAACATTCTCGGATTTAAAACG GATGGATTCATGCACACACAAGACGAGAAAACACGTAGATttttcaagcactcttcagTTCAAGTATTGCTTTGCCCGAGATCTGCTGGGAAACGGCACAGCTGGGTGAAACAGCAG GAAACAGGAACCATTTTTACTCATCACCAGAAAACAGTTATCGTGGATGCTGATGCTGGCTGTGGTAGgagaaaaataattgtttttgTCGGAGGCCTTGATTTGTGTGGTGGACGCTATGATACACCTGGGCACCCTCTGTTTCGGACACTCCAAACTTTGCACAAGGAGGATTATTACAATCCAAACTTTGCT CCAGTTGATGCTCGTGGCCCAAGGCAACCATGGCATGACTTGCATTCCAAGATTGATGGTCCAGCAGCTTATGATGTTCTGCAAAATTTTGAGCAGCGTTGGTTGAAGGCATCCAAACGTCATGGGATTAAAAAGTTGGGCAAATCATATGATGATGCACTTCTGAGTATTGAAACAATACCTGATATGATGAACATTAAAGATGCAGCATATTTTAGTGACAATGATCCGGAGACATGGCATGTTCAG GTGTTTCGGTCTATTGATTCGAATTCTGCCAAGGGATTCCCAAAGGATCCACAAGAAGCAACCGGGAAG AATCTTGTTTGTGGCAAGAATGTACTAATTGATATGAGCATACATACAGCTTATGTCAATGCCATCCGGACAGCACAACACTTCATTTATATTGAGAATCAGTACTTCGTCGGATCTTCATTTAATTGGGGTTCAAACAAGCGTGCTG GGGCTAACAATTTAGTGCCAATTGAAATTGCTCTCAAAATTGCAAACAAGATTAAGGTGAACGAGAGGTTTTCTGCATACATTGTACTTCCTATGTGGCCTGAGGGTAATCCAACAGGCAGGGTAACACAAAGAATTCTTTACTGGCAG AATAAAACAATGGAAATGATGTATGAGATAATTTATGGGGCTTTGAAAGAAGCAGGTTTGGATGATATGTATGAGCCTCAAGATTATTTGAACTTCTTTTGTCTTGGCAATCGTGAAGTCACTGACAGTCCTAGTGCTTCAAATACAGCAAATAATCCTCAG GAACAAGCTAGGAAAAATGGGAGATTCATGGTGTATGTACATTCAAAAGGCATGATTGTGGATGATGAATATGTGATCATTGGATCAGCTAATATCAACCAGAGGTCCATGGAAGGCATTAGAGATACTGAGATTGCAATGGGAGCGTATCAACCACAGTACACCTGGGCGAATAAGATCTCGGCCCCCCGTGGACAG ATCTATGGGTACAGAATGTCCCTCTGGGCCGAGCATATTGGAGCAATCGAGGAAGATTTTAACCATCCAGAGAGCCTAGAGTGCATGAGGCGAGTTCGTCATCATGGGAAATATAACTGGGACCAGTTCATTGCCAGTGAGGTGACTGAGATGAGAGGCCACCTCCTGAAGTATCCTGTAAGTGTTGACCGTGAAGGCAAGGTGAAACCCTTGCAAGGGTTTACGACATTCCCAGACACAGGTGGGAACATTTGTGGCACCTTTGTGCCCATCCAAGAAAACCTCACAATATGA
- the LOC100822244 gene encoding phospholipase D gamma 1 isoform X3 — translation MCLSSPHDTAPVVVSSPSALPPSAPFSSGGSSPGGGGIRMVPYGAAEGGPLNGGMAPSLLVVLLHGSLDIWVHGARNLPNKDMFSKKIGDLVGSCIAGCVGDKKSDASMTSDPYVIIKLSQHATIGRTYVISNNENPDWKQNFVVPVGHETAEVEFIVKDSDVFRAQLIGSVAIPAEKLISGNRIEGIYPLLKRNGKPCAPGAVLRISIQYIPVARLAMYHHGIMAGPDCLGVPNTYFPLRRGMKVTLYQDAHVPDGSLPDICLDHGLSYQQGQCWRDMYNAISQARRLIYIVGWSVSHTIHLIRDGADKVPSLGDLLKMKSQEGVKVLLLLWDDPTSRNILGFKTDGFMHTQDEKTRRFFKHSSVQVLLCPRSAGKRHSWVKQQETGTIFTHHQKTVIVDADAGCGRRKIIVFVGGLDLCGGRYDTPGHPLFRTLQTLHKEDYYNPNFAPVDARGPRQPWHDLHSKIDGPAAYDVLQNFEQRWLKASKRHGIKKLGKSYDDALLSIETIPDMMNIKDAAYFSDNDPETWHVQVFRSIDSNSAKGFPKDPQEATGKNLVCGKNVLIDMSIHTAYVNAIRTAQHFIYIENQYFVGSSFNWGSNKRAGANNLVPIEIALKIANKIKVNERFSAYIVLPMWPEGNPTGRVTQRILYWQNKTMEMMYEIIYGALKEAGLDDMYEPQDYLNFFCLGNREVTDSPSASNTANNPQFNFCAISLTLDMIFMHLLFRNKLGKMGDSWCMYIQKLISTRGPWKALEILRLQWERINHSTPGRIRSRPPVDRMQIYGYRMSLWAEHIGAIEEDFNHPESLECMRRVRHHGKYNWDQFIASEVTEMRGHLLKYPVSVDREGKVKPLQGFTTFPDTGGNICGTFVPIQENLTI, via the exons ATGTGCCTCTCCAGCCCCCATGACACCGCGCCGGTGGTCGTGTCGTCTCCCTCCGCGCTGCCGCCTTCCGCCCCTTTCTCGAGCGGCGGTAGCAGCCCCGGCGGTGGAGGGATTCGGATGGTGCCGTACGGCGCCGCGGAGGGAGGGCCGCTGAACGGCGGCATGGCACCGTCGCTGTTGGTGGTGCTACTCCACGGCAGCCTCGACATCTGGGTGCATGGCGCGCGGAACCTCCCCAACAAGGACATGTTCTCCAAGAAGATCGGCGACCTCGTCGGTTCTTGCATCGCCGGCTGCGTCGGGGACAAGAAGTCCGACGCCTCAATGACAAGCGACCCCTACGTCATCATCAAGCTCTCACAACACGCCACCATCGGCCGCACCTACGTCATTTCCAACAACGAGAACCCCGACTGGAAGCAGAACTTCGTTGTGCCCGTCGGTCACGAGACAGCGGAGGTAGAGTTTATCGTCAAGGACAGCGACGTCTTTCGTGCTCAGCTCATTGGCTCTGTGGCCATCCCCGCCGAGAAGCTGATTTCTGGGAACAGGATCGAAGGCATCTACCCTCTGCTCAAGCGCAATGGCAAGCCGTGCGCTCCAGGTGCTGTATTGCGCATTTCCATACAGTACATCCCAGTGGCTCGCCTGGCAATGTACCACCATGGTATCATGGCTGGTCCGGACTGCCTTGGAGTGCCCAATACTTACTTCCCACTGCGCCGTGGCATGAAGGTAACCCTTTATCAGGATGCACATGTGCCTGATGGTTCTCTTCCAGATATATGTCTTGATCATGGATTGAGCTACCAACAAGGGCAATGCTGGCGTGACATGTATAATGCCATAAGCCAGGCACGGCGTTTGATTTACATTGTGGGTTGGTCAGTGTCCCACACGATCCACCTCATAAGGGACGGGGCTGATAAGGTACCATCACTTGGGGACCTGTTGAAGATGAAATCACAGGAAGGAGTTAAGGTGTTGCTCCTTTTATGGGACGATCCGACATCAAGGAACATTCTCGGATTTAAAACG GATGGATTCATGCACACACAAGACGAGAAAACACGTAGATttttcaagcactcttcagTTCAAGTATTGCTTTGCCCGAGATCTGCTGGGAAACGGCACAGCTGGGTGAAACAGCAG GAAACAGGAACCATTTTTACTCATCACCAGAAAACAGTTATCGTGGATGCTGATGCTGGCTGTGGTAGgagaaaaataattgtttttgTCGGAGGCCTTGATTTGTGTGGTGGACGCTATGATACACCTGGGCACCCTCTGTTTCGGACACTCCAAACTTTGCACAAGGAGGATTATTACAATCCAAACTTTGCT CCAGTTGATGCTCGTGGCCCAAGGCAACCATGGCATGACTTGCATTCCAAGATTGATGGTCCAGCAGCTTATGATGTTCTGCAAAATTTTGAGCAGCGTTGGTTGAAGGCATCCAAACGTCATGGGATTAAAAAGTTGGGCAAATCATATGATGATGCACTTCTGAGTATTGAAACAATACCTGATATGATGAACATTAAAGATGCAGCATATTTTAGTGACAATGATCCGGAGACATGGCATGTTCAG GTGTTTCGGTCTATTGATTCGAATTCTGCCAAGGGATTCCCAAAGGATCCACAAGAAGCAACCGGGAAG AATCTTGTTTGTGGCAAGAATGTACTAATTGATATGAGCATACATACAGCTTATGTCAATGCCATCCGGACAGCACAACACTTCATTTATATTGAGAATCAGTACTTCGTCGGATCTTCATTTAATTGGGGTTCAAACAAGCGTGCTG GGGCTAACAATTTAGTGCCAATTGAAATTGCTCTCAAAATTGCAAACAAGATTAAGGTGAACGAGAGGTTTTCTGCATACATTGTACTTCCTATGTGGCCTGAGGGTAATCCAACAGGCAGGGTAACACAAAGAATTCTTTACTGGCAG AATAAAACAATGGAAATGATGTATGAGATAATTTATGGGGCTTTGAAAGAAGCAGGTTTGGATGATATGTATGAGCCTCAAGATTATTTGAACTTCTTTTGTCTTGGCAATCGTGAAGTCACTGACAGTCCTAGTGCTTCAAATACAGCAAATAATCCTCAG TT TAACTTTTGTGCAATCTCTTTGACCTTGGACATGATATTCATGCACTTGCTATTTAGGAACAAGCTAGGAAAAATGGGAGATTCATGGTGTATGTACATTCAAAAG CTAATATCAACCAGAGGTCCATGGAAGGCATTAGAGATACTGAGATTGCAATGGGAGCGTATCAACCACAGTACACCTGGGCGAATAAGATCTCGGCCCCCCGTGGACAGG ATGCAGATCTATGGGTACAGAATGTCCCTCTGGGCCGAGCATATTGGAGCAATCGAGGAAGATTTTAACCATCCAGAGAGCCTAGAGTGCATGAGGCGAGTTCGTCATCATGGGAAATATAACTGGGACCAGTTCATTGCCAGTGAGGTGACTGAGATGAGAGGCCACCTCCTGAAGTATCCTGTAAGTGTTGACCGTGAAGGCAAGGTGAAACCCTTGCAAGGGTTTACGACATTCCCAGACACAGGTGGGAACATTTGTGGCACCTTTGTGCCCATCCAAGAAAACCTCACAATATGA
- the LOC100822244 gene encoding phospholipase D beta 1 isoform X2: MCLSSPHDTAPVVVSSPSALPPSAPFSSGGSSPGGGGIRMVPYGAAEGGPLNGGMAPSLLVVLLHGSLDIWVHGARNLPNKDMFSKKIGDLVGSCIAGCVGDKKSDASMTSDPYVIIKLSQHATIGRTYVISNNENPDWKQNFVVPVGHETAEVEFIVKDSDVFRAQLIGSVAIPAEKLISGNRIEGIYPLLKRNGKPCAPGAVLRISIQYIPVARLAMYHHGIMAGPDCLGVPNTYFPLRRGMKVTLYQDAHVPDGSLPDICLDHGLSYQQGQCWRDMYNAISQARRLIYIVGWSVSHTIHLIRDGADKVPSLGDLLKMKSQEGVKVLLLLWDDPTSRNILGFKTDGFMHTQDEKTRRFFKHSSVQVLLCPRSAGKRHSWVKQQETGTIFTHHQKTVIVDADAGCGRRKIIVFVGGLDLCGGRYDTPGHPLFRTLQTLHKEDYYNPNFAPVDARGPRQPWHDLHSKIDGPAAYDVLQNFEQRWLKASKRHGIKKLGKSYDDALLSIETIPDMMNIKDAAYFSDNDPETWHVQVFRSIDSNSAKGFPKDPQEATGKNLVCGKNVLIDMSIHTAYVNAIRTAQHFIYIENQYFVGSSFNWGSNKRAGANNLVPIEIALKIANKIKVNERFSAYIVLPMWPEGNPTGRVTQRILYWQNKTMEMMYEIIYGALKEAGLDDMYEPQDYLNFFCLGNREVTDSPSASNTANNPQQCQSFRSFLSLSLYGWILL; encoded by the exons ATGTGCCTCTCCAGCCCCCATGACACCGCGCCGGTGGTCGTGTCGTCTCCCTCCGCGCTGCCGCCTTCCGCCCCTTTCTCGAGCGGCGGTAGCAGCCCCGGCGGTGGAGGGATTCGGATGGTGCCGTACGGCGCCGCGGAGGGAGGGCCGCTGAACGGCGGCATGGCACCGTCGCTGTTGGTGGTGCTACTCCACGGCAGCCTCGACATCTGGGTGCATGGCGCGCGGAACCTCCCCAACAAGGACATGTTCTCCAAGAAGATCGGCGACCTCGTCGGTTCTTGCATCGCCGGCTGCGTCGGGGACAAGAAGTCCGACGCCTCAATGACAAGCGACCCCTACGTCATCATCAAGCTCTCACAACACGCCACCATCGGCCGCACCTACGTCATTTCCAACAACGAGAACCCCGACTGGAAGCAGAACTTCGTTGTGCCCGTCGGTCACGAGACAGCGGAGGTAGAGTTTATCGTCAAGGACAGCGACGTCTTTCGTGCTCAGCTCATTGGCTCTGTGGCCATCCCCGCCGAGAAGCTGATTTCTGGGAACAGGATCGAAGGCATCTACCCTCTGCTCAAGCGCAATGGCAAGCCGTGCGCTCCAGGTGCTGTATTGCGCATTTCCATACAGTACATCCCAGTGGCTCGCCTGGCAATGTACCACCATGGTATCATGGCTGGTCCGGACTGCCTTGGAGTGCCCAATACTTACTTCCCACTGCGCCGTGGCATGAAGGTAACCCTTTATCAGGATGCACATGTGCCTGATGGTTCTCTTCCAGATATATGTCTTGATCATGGATTGAGCTACCAACAAGGGCAATGCTGGCGTGACATGTATAATGCCATAAGCCAGGCACGGCGTTTGATTTACATTGTGGGTTGGTCAGTGTCCCACACGATCCACCTCATAAGGGACGGGGCTGATAAGGTACCATCACTTGGGGACCTGTTGAAGATGAAATCACAGGAAGGAGTTAAGGTGTTGCTCCTTTTATGGGACGATCCGACATCAAGGAACATTCTCGGATTTAAAACG GATGGATTCATGCACACACAAGACGAGAAAACACGTAGATttttcaagcactcttcagTTCAAGTATTGCTTTGCCCGAGATCTGCTGGGAAACGGCACAGCTGGGTGAAACAGCAG GAAACAGGAACCATTTTTACTCATCACCAGAAAACAGTTATCGTGGATGCTGATGCTGGCTGTGGTAGgagaaaaataattgtttttgTCGGAGGCCTTGATTTGTGTGGTGGACGCTATGATACACCTGGGCACCCTCTGTTTCGGACACTCCAAACTTTGCACAAGGAGGATTATTACAATCCAAACTTTGCT CCAGTTGATGCTCGTGGCCCAAGGCAACCATGGCATGACTTGCATTCCAAGATTGATGGTCCAGCAGCTTATGATGTTCTGCAAAATTTTGAGCAGCGTTGGTTGAAGGCATCCAAACGTCATGGGATTAAAAAGTTGGGCAAATCATATGATGATGCACTTCTGAGTATTGAAACAATACCTGATATGATGAACATTAAAGATGCAGCATATTTTAGTGACAATGATCCGGAGACATGGCATGTTCAG GTGTTTCGGTCTATTGATTCGAATTCTGCCAAGGGATTCCCAAAGGATCCACAAGAAGCAACCGGGAAG AATCTTGTTTGTGGCAAGAATGTACTAATTGATATGAGCATACATACAGCTTATGTCAATGCCATCCGGACAGCACAACACTTCATTTATATTGAGAATCAGTACTTCGTCGGATCTTCATTTAATTGGGGTTCAAACAAGCGTGCTG GGGCTAACAATTTAGTGCCAATTGAAATTGCTCTCAAAATTGCAAACAAGATTAAGGTGAACGAGAGGTTTTCTGCATACATTGTACTTCCTATGTGGCCTGAGGGTAATCCAACAGGCAGGGTAACACAAAGAATTCTTTACTGGCAG AATAAAACAATGGAAATGATGTATGAGATAATTTATGGGGCTTTGAAAGAAGCAGGTTTGGATGATATGTATGAGCCTCAAGATTATTTGAACTTCTTTTGTCTTGGCAATCGTGAAGTCACTGACAGTCCTAGTGCTTCAAATACAGCAAATAATCCTCAG CAATGCCAAAGCTTCAGATCCTTTCTGTCTCTGTCTCTCTACGGATGGATTTTACTGTGA